The following nucleotide sequence is from Corylus avellana chromosome ca7, CavTom2PMs-1.0.
ATGCtccataatttgtttttctgCATCTCTCTGCAAGCCTGAATTATGCTTCTAAACGCAATGTAATAATGTTTTATGGTTTTATTGCTTCAGAATGACCAAATGCTCCTACAAATTCAAGTTGCACTCACCTGCATATCTGAAGTCCAAAGAGTGAGGTTGTCCCTCAGCAATTGCATGATGAGAGTGCTGTCCTTGTAGGAATCCTCGCCCAACGTGTCCAGCTCAGCAATGGCTTCCTCGAAGGCCTGTAGATGAAAAAGAGgtttaaaattccaaattagtaataattaacataaattaaaaCAGATAATCTGGTGGGAACACTAGACACAGGCTAGTGATCACACGTGTATAGGATGGCCCAACCCATGACTTTGTAGCTGGATGATTGAGAGTTGGATATGTTATTATAGGcacttttcttattttgcattttatttgttttgttatttatttttcagacTGGTTATGTTAACTTTTTGGCTTTATGGTATTTTAGTGGGCTGTCAGCCTAAGTGTCACTAGGGCTAAGGTCAGGATTTAATCCCAAGGCTATTTAAGCACAACTTTGTACTGTGTTAATTAGcttttgatgaataaaattttgatcGACTGTTTTGTTGTATTCttcctagtttttttttctctcgttgcttcttcttcctcctctcttACTTTTCTtctctgcttctctctctccttaACTTTTCTTCTGAATTTCTTGTTGTCCCACATCATAATCATTAAATTAGACTCTAGTACAACAGTCATTACCATAATACACACAAGTTGCCCACGAACAGGGTGCATCCATATTTTggttgtcttttctttttttccttttttttttccctacacCTTGATCTAGTTAATAATTTGATGACCCTCCATAAACCGATCGCTCAATCCCTCATGAGCTGAATTTGCACCTTCACTTGGTCAATTTCCAGGAGAGACTCAGTATCAACCTCAGCTTCTCTTCCGAGGTGTTTTTTCTTTAGATAGATAAATGGTAACCAAGTTCAAGAACTTATACTAAACTTAATTCTGAAAAAATCTGACACTGGAGAATCAATGCAGTTACAGTTATATGTTTTCCTGCTCACTATTAATCATCCATGTAAAATAGAATGCAGGAAAACCCCAAGACAAGAGTAGATGATTTCTTTCTGAAATAAACTCTTTATTGTACACTGGAACTAAACCATTAAGGGGCAAGACTACAAGTGTTGCCAAGTGATCTTTCATAACTTGTTACATATCCAGCCTCAAATATTATCTCAACCCATTTATTACCACCAGAACAACCTCAGCACAATAGTAAGAGTAATATCATGTGTTCTTCCATAAGCTGTTAAATTTCCAAACCCTTATTAAAGAACTCAAAAACCCACATCACTTGATTACCAACATAACACTCATTATCGATTTCTTACCAAAAAATCAGCCTTAGCACGTACATCCACCAGCAGTTGCATATGTTCAAAATGGTAATAATTTATAGTGCCATATTCCAATAATTTGGGACACGCATTGTGATTCGCATTAGGAGTGAAACTTGCCTAGGGTTTTCCCTAGGCCATTTAATGGAGCAATTACAAGCTGATGTTAAAGTTCACAGTATCCAACACATGGAACATCTCATGTGGTTGAAGTTATTCCAAGGCTCAATTTGTACCAAACCTGATCCTGATTTGGACCCAAATCAAGAGGGTGGGAAGGGGAACTGCCAAAAAAGATAGATCTTATAGCAGACATGATGGTCAAATCTTTATGAATTCTACTGGACAAACACATAATCATGAAGTGAAGCAGGGCATCAGAAATCCCAAAGCTTGCAGCTTCCCAGTCCTAATCAGATCTAGAAAAACTCTTATATGTATTGCAGTCCACGTATAGCATATTATTtgcttcttctccttttctgaAAAGTACATATTTTTGGTTCTTCTCCACTATATATGTGGTAACCTAGCAAGGCAAAGGAACTGGGATTTGGATTGTGATCAGTCCCATATCAAGAGTGTCTTAGGTCAATCTAAACTATATAAGTTTATACAGAAAAAGCCAATTGTGATCACTCCTTTTGAGGTATCAGACAAATGCGACTTGCATGGTCCTCTTCCATAAGTAGGTCAAACAATAAACCACATAAAAACATAGGTACTCACGTAGTTATTTATCATTTTACTTATTTAGTTGGACAATAAATGatgcttttactttttttaataatgaaataattcTGTCTAACAAAAGATTTCTCCACCTGAAAGAGTACATTGAAAAGCTTTGACAGTTCTTAAGCTGTTAGATGTGCTCATGCCAtaagagaaaacaaagaaacatgTTCCTAAACTTTTAGCAGCCACAAGAAAGAAGCAAACCTGTTTTGCCATGCTACAAGCTTTCTCTGATGAATTGAGGATCTCATAGTAAAACACTGAGAAGTTGAGTGCCAGCCCCAGCCTTATAGGGTGTGTTGGAGCCAGATCGACAAGTGCAATATCCTCCAAACcaataaaagaatcaaataagTACACAAACGAGAGCATCCCTCTATGAAAATTCTTCAATTGACAAATGAAGCACAAAGATAAATTATGTTCCCCAAAATTCGCGTAAACTTTCCCTCGTGAGCAAAAAACTAGCGAAGGCAACACCCAACAGAACAACCAGAAAGAGACAAAAACTTAATATTGTTCGAGTGAAAGATCCAGGGAATGACAAAATAACTTCCCAAAGTTACTGATCTATGAACTCAGTTGATTATCTTATAACACGAAGTTTGAAATGCTTGTTTTTACTTTATGGAACATACCTTAACACTAAGACTCCTGGTAGATAATTCATGAAAATAAGCTCCTTTTTCATCAAACTGGACTACCGCACTGACTTTCAGAATGCTAACCTATTAAATATCATTCAATATCTCATATCTTCTTCAACACACAAAATCCCCCTTTTTTTATCTAGCTGAAAATTTTGCAATCATAAGCATTCaagatttatttggcatttgaATAATTTACACATTTGATATTGACAATTAATAAGAGAAAGTTCAATATAAATATACAAacagaaataaagaaaacaaatccaaGTTCACCTTGCCAAATAACAAATTCATGTAATTACGCACTAAATAACCCTATAAGAAACAGCAAAAACAcaataacattaaaaataaatgaataaataaatacctGAGCGGCCTTGTAAGCGAGCATAGTATCCTCAGCCGCGGTTTTCCTCTCATCTCCGACCTTGAACTCGGCCATATAGCGGTGATAGTCGCCCTTCATTTTCAGATAGAACACCTTGGACTCGCCGCTCAACGCCGACGGCACCAGATGCGAGTCCAGCAGCTTCAAGATCCCGGCGCACACCGACGAGAGCTCCGACTCCACCTTCGACCGGTAATCCTTAACCAGCGCCACGTGCTCCTCGTTCTTGCGCCCCTCCTCCTTCTGCTCGATCGACGACACGATGCGCCACGCCGCGCGCAGCGATCCGATTACGTTCTTGTACGCCACGGACAGCAGGTTCCGCTCCTCCACGTTCAGCTCCGCCGCCGGGGTCGAGCCCGTCACCAGCTTCTCCATGTACTCCACCATCTCCTCGTACCGCTCGGCTTGCTCCGCCAGCTTCGCCATGTACACGTACTGTTCCCTGGTCAGTGAGGAAGCCATTGGAgcgaacagagagagagagagagcgagagagagaaagagattttgagtttGAACAGCTTGGAAAGGGGAATTATGGAGGTAATATTGGTTGGCTTTTGGATTTTTGAGAGCCTGTAAGAAGTGAGTTTGTACAATCGCGGGTGAGATTTCACAAGGACTACTCGCTTTTGGTGGGAAATCAGTTGGGTAAATTCGTAATTACACATAGAAGATATAGAatattattgtcatttcaatctTGCCCAACGCTGTCGTTTTAAGTGCCTTCTCATGTTTTGTGGGCCTTGTGGCGGAGTGGGGGCTTCAAGAGGAGCGAGTATCATGGGTTTCAGTGCACGAGCGCGTGTGGGGAAATGGTTTTTGTGGTCTGATTGGTCGATGCTTCTGAGAACGGGATAGGAGCGGAGATGGATGATAGTCAGATTCCACCAGTCATAGTCAAATTTCGGCGAgggctttattttttaatgaaagtgTCTTAAAAGCCCGAACGGGCCAAATGTTCATTGGGCCAATCGCATTCAATCAAAAATTTATGATGTCTTGTCTATTGATTGATCCatcttccaacttttttttttacgagTCCATCTTTTAAACTAACACCATAATTGTATGGTTAAGATCTAAAATTAGTGTATTTAATAGAGTATATAAACTAAATGttgacatatatttttaaaattttaaataatgtagaaTTATTTACACAGTCAAATACAcccattttaaattttcacaTAAAATTTGAGATAGATAAATTCTTGTTCCACTATAATAGGTGATACTATACTTCTATTATAAGATGTCTTGTAATGCCATTTAGATACCTTGCACACAGATGAATTTGCACACCAATGGCATGTCACATATTGGTTCACATCTACAACAGCACTCTCTAAGACACAAGTGCGTTTGCAGGATATCGAAAGAGTTGTAAGCATGTCTTGATCCTGGGAATCTTTTTGTCTTCTCTTTTTATAAGACCTTCAGTGAGCGTGGTGGTTAACAtataaattttggaaaaaaaccCTTGTACCATAAGTTACACGACCAATACGAATGATATTGGGGATTTCAACCTTTGATAATATTTCACTCTAGGTCTtagacattaaaaattataaaaaacctgacatatttatgaaaaaaaatgctcattttTATGCTTCTCTTGAACTTTTTTGGGGCTTTTAAACTATGAACTTAATTTATATGGccctattttttttgtaaaaaaaaaaaaacatttttttttagatggaTTAAtccaattttttgaaataaatacacTTGATGGTGTTCCCACTTGTTCTAGTAATGTAGTTTATTTCATTTTGCTAATGTATCATTATCAATCAGTCATTGAATTAGTCACTGTTTTctaaaaacaattcaaaaactGATTGAATCATTCCCTTATTTGGTCATTGTTCTCCtaaatttagtattttctttttctttttcttttttccccattAAAACAACTCTATATATAAATCCGGTTTTGCGTGGTTGGGCCAGACATATGTTTAAGCATATCCAAATGGTTTCATATCTGGCTACTCAGGCGAAAAGCCCGAGCCCGAGCCCGAGCCTGAGCCGTTTTGCTTCATGGCCCAATAGAGAGG
It contains:
- the LOC132186357 gene encoding 14-3-3-like protein G-BOX factor 14 kappa isoform X1: MASSLTREQYVYMAKLAEQAERYEEMVEYMEKLVTGSTPAAELNVEERNLLSVAYKNVIGSLRAAWRIVSSIEQKEEGRKNEEHVALVKDYRSKVESELSSVCAGILKLLDSHLVPSALSGESKVFYLKMKGDYHRYMAEFKVGDERKTAAEDTMLAYKAAQDIALVDLAPTHPIRLGLALNFSVFYYEILNSSEKACSMAKQAFEEAIAELDTLGEDSYKDSTLIMQLLRDNLTLWTSDMQIDEA
- the LOC132186357 gene encoding 14-3-3-like protein G-BOX factor 14 kappa isoform X2; the protein is MASSLTREQYVYMAKLAEQAERYEEMVEYMEKLVTGSTPAAELNVEERNLLSVAYKNVIGSLRAAWRIVSSIEQKEEGRKNEEHVALVKDYRSKVESELSSVCAGILKLLDSHLVPSALSGESKVFYLKMKGDYHRYMAEFKVGDERKTAAEDTMLAYKAAQDIALVDLAPTHPIRLGLALNFSVFYYEILNSSEKACSMAKQAFEEAIAELDTLGEDSYKDSTLIMQLLRDNLTLWTSDMQEQIDEA